One genomic segment of Brevibacillus laterosporus LMG 15441 includes these proteins:
- the purL gene encoding phosphoribosylformylglycinamidine synthase subunit PurL — MSQLTHKEPSASRIAEEHLYRELGLTDEEYQSVVRLLGRQPNWTEIGLYSVMWSEHCSYKNSKPVLRRFPTKGPRVLQGPGEGAGIVDIGDNQAVVFKIESHNHPSAIEPYQGAATGVGGIIRDVFSMGARPVALLNSLRFGELKTPRVNYLFKNVVAGIAGYGNCIGIPTVGGEISFDPTYEGNPLVNAMCVGLIDHDKIQKGVAKGIGNPVIYVGASTGRDGIHGATFASEELSEESEKKRPAVQVGDPFMEKLLLEACLELIETGAVTGIQDMGAAGLTSSSAEMASKAGNGIEMNLDLVPQREKGMSAYEMMLSESQERMLVVVEKGRESEVTAIFEKWGLYSAEIGRVTDDGMLRLLHHGEIVANVPVDSLAEDAPVYHKPSKVPAYYEQSANIDSTDFEMPADLNQTLVQLLAQPTIANKAWVYEQYDHIVRASTAVTPGSDAAVVMIRGTRKALAMSTDCNGRYVYLDPEVGGAIAVAESARNVVCSGAEPLAITDCLNFGNPEKPEVFWQFEKAVDGMSAACNALSTPVIGGNVSLYNERSGEAIYPTPVVGMVGLITDVDHITTQDFKQEGDVILLLGQTHAEVGGSEYQKLLTGKISGRPPQIDLEKEANVQKVVLSAIRAGYIQSAHDLAEGGLAVAIAEGCFGKEIGATIELTDDLRADLALFSESQSRILVSTTQDNVNQMKRLAAEQGVACQVLGTTGLDHLVITHQGKEIVNASLTRLKSAWKDAIPCLIQ, encoded by the coding sequence GTGTCACAACTTACGCATAAGGAACCATCAGCAAGCCGCATTGCAGAAGAACATTTATACCGTGAACTAGGTTTAACAGATGAAGAATATCAAAGCGTTGTTCGCTTGCTGGGCAGGCAGCCAAATTGGACGGAAATCGGGCTATACAGCGTGATGTGGTCGGAGCATTGCTCTTATAAAAACTCCAAACCAGTGCTTCGTCGTTTTCCAACCAAAGGGCCCCGTGTTTTGCAAGGGCCGGGTGAAGGAGCAGGAATTGTTGATATCGGTGATAATCAGGCTGTAGTTTTTAAGATCGAAAGCCATAATCATCCTTCAGCTATCGAACCTTATCAGGGAGCAGCAACTGGTGTCGGTGGTATTATCCGCGATGTGTTCTCGATGGGAGCTCGTCCGGTAGCGTTACTGAACTCTCTGCGCTTTGGGGAATTAAAGACACCTCGGGTCAATTATTTATTTAAAAATGTTGTGGCTGGAATTGCTGGTTACGGTAATTGTATTGGGATACCTACCGTGGGAGGGGAAATCAGCTTTGATCCTACCTATGAGGGAAATCCGCTTGTAAATGCCATGTGTGTGGGATTAATTGATCACGACAAGATTCAAAAGGGTGTAGCTAAAGGAATTGGTAACCCAGTCATATATGTCGGAGCCAGCACTGGTCGGGATGGCATTCATGGTGCTACTTTTGCTTCAGAGGAACTAAGTGAGGAATCAGAGAAAAAACGTCCTGCTGTACAGGTTGGCGATCCGTTTATGGAAAAATTGCTATTGGAGGCTTGTCTTGAATTAATTGAGACAGGTGCAGTGACAGGCATTCAGGATATGGGAGCAGCGGGACTTACTTCTTCAAGCGCGGAAATGGCATCTAAAGCAGGGAACGGAATTGAAATGAATTTAGACCTAGTACCTCAGCGTGAAAAAGGTATGAGCGCTTATGAAATGATGCTCTCCGAATCGCAAGAACGTATGCTGGTAGTCGTAGAAAAGGGAAGAGAGTCAGAGGTTACAGCCATTTTTGAGAAATGGGGTCTCTACTCAGCAGAAATCGGACGCGTAACGGACGATGGCATGCTGCGCTTACTTCATCATGGAGAAATTGTCGCCAATGTACCAGTGGATAGCCTAGCAGAGGATGCACCTGTCTATCATAAGCCATCAAAGGTACCTGCTTATTACGAGCAGAGTGCGAATATAGATTCCACGGACTTTGAAATGCCTGCTGACCTAAATCAAACGCTAGTCCAATTGCTAGCACAGCCCACAATTGCTAATAAAGCATGGGTATATGAGCAATATGATCACATTGTTCGCGCCTCAACTGCTGTAACGCCAGGCTCAGACGCAGCAGTGGTCATGATTCGCGGAACTCGTAAGGCTCTGGCTATGAGTACGGATTGTAATGGGCGATATGTTTACCTTGATCCAGAAGTAGGTGGAGCAATAGCGGTTGCCGAATCGGCACGAAACGTGGTTTGTTCAGGGGCTGAGCCCTTAGCTATCACAGATTGCCTGAACTTTGGAAATCCAGAGAAACCAGAGGTTTTCTGGCAATTCGAGAAAGCAGTGGATGGGATGAGTGCCGCTTGCAATGCCTTGTCTACCCCTGTCATCGGCGGGAATGTTTCCCTTTATAACGAACGTAGTGGTGAGGCCATTTACCCAACACCAGTAGTCGGAATGGTTGGACTCATTACAGACGTGGACCATATTACAACTCAGGATTTTAAACAAGAGGGAGACGTCATTTTATTATTGGGTCAAACTCACGCAGAAGTAGGAGGCTCCGAGTATCAAAAGCTACTGACAGGCAAAATCTCCGGTCGCCCTCCACAAATTGATTTAGAAAAGGAAGCAAATGTTCAAAAAGTAGTGCTATCTGCAATTCGGGCAGGGTATATACAATCGGCCCACGATTTGGCAGAGGGCGGATTGGCTGTCGCTATTGCTGAGGGCTGCTTCGGAAAAGAGATTGGAGCAACGATTGAACTAACTGACGACCTGCGAGCTGATCTAGCGCTATTCAGTGAGTCACAATCACGTATTCTAGTGAGCACGACTCAGGACAATGTTAATCAGATGAAACGACTAGCAGCAGAGCAGGGAGTGGCTTGCCAAGTGCTTGGCACAACAGGATTAGATCATTTGGTTATCACTCATCAGGGCAAAGAAATCGTGAATGCATCACTTACTCGCCTAAAATCAGCATGGAAGGATGCGATACCATGTTTGATCCAATAA
- the purF gene encoding amidophosphoribosyltransferase: MFDPIMWDKLNEECGVFGIYNHKEAAPLTYLGLHALQHRGQESAGICSSDGEKWYKHRGMGLVSEAFGQGELAKFHGHLAIGHTRYTTQGSSRIENAQPLFFNYAQGSMAVAHNGNLVNAGVIRKELEKKGSIFQTTSDTEVIAHLIARSSKQDLPSAVKEALQEIKGAYALLVMNEDQLIVALDPNGLRPLSLGTLGEAVIVASETCAFDIVGGSYWREIEPGELLIIDQHGIQSQRFAPKINRTLCTFEYIYFARPDSDIDGINVHMARKRLGKQLAYEAPAEGDVVIGVPDSSTSAAIGFAEATGIPYEIGFIKNRYVGRTFIQPSQELRERGVHMKLSVVRKVVEGKRVIMIDDSIVRGTTSSRIVQMLRDAGAIEVHVRISSPPVKNPCFYGIDTSSFDELIASNKSVEEIRQYIGADSLLFMTPKGMVDAIGRVDSDNAPDRGHCLACFTGRYPTEVNFEEALPITKC; encoded by the coding sequence ATGTTTGATCCAATAATGTGGGATAAATTAAATGAAGAGTGCGGTGTTTTTGGAATATACAATCACAAGGAGGCAGCCCCGCTTACTTATTTGGGGCTGCATGCTCTTCAACACCGAGGTCAGGAGAGCGCCGGAATCTGTTCCTCTGACGGGGAAAAATGGTATAAGCATCGCGGAATGGGATTAGTAAGTGAAGCATTTGGGCAAGGCGAATTAGCAAAGTTCCATGGGCATTTAGCTATTGGACATACACGTTATACGACACAAGGCTCAAGTAGGATTGAAAATGCGCAACCTTTATTTTTTAACTATGCACAAGGTAGTATGGCTGTAGCTCACAATGGAAATTTAGTAAACGCAGGAGTTATTCGCAAGGAACTGGAGAAAAAAGGCTCTATTTTTCAAACAACCAGCGATACAGAAGTGATTGCGCATCTTATAGCCCGTTCATCGAAGCAGGACTTACCTTCCGCGGTTAAGGAAGCCTTACAGGAGATTAAAGGCGCTTATGCGCTGTTGGTCATGAACGAGGATCAATTAATTGTTGCGCTTGATCCAAATGGCTTACGTCCATTGTCGCTTGGAACATTGGGTGAAGCGGTTATCGTTGCCTCCGAAACCTGCGCTTTTGATATCGTAGGAGGTTCCTATTGGCGTGAGATTGAGCCAGGCGAGTTATTGATTATTGATCAGCATGGTATTCAATCACAGCGATTTGCACCGAAAATAAATCGTACATTATGTACGTTTGAATATATTTATTTTGCACGACCGGATAGTGACATTGATGGGATTAATGTACACATGGCTCGTAAACGACTTGGGAAGCAATTAGCTTATGAAGCGCCAGCAGAGGGTGATGTGGTAATCGGGGTACCCGACTCCAGTACTTCAGCGGCGATTGGTTTTGCTGAAGCGACAGGTATTCCTTATGAAATCGGGTTTATTAAAAACCGTTATGTGGGTCGTACCTTTATTCAGCCTTCTCAAGAACTGCGTGAGCGTGGAGTGCACATGAAGCTCTCGGTGGTTCGTAAAGTTGTAGAAGGTAAAAGAGTGATCATGATAGATGATTCGATTGTGCGAGGAACGACAAGTAGTCGTATTGTGCAGATGCTAAGAGACGCGGGAGCTATCGAAGTACATGTTCGAATCAGTTCGCCACCAGTAAAAAATCCGTGTTTTTATGGCATTGATACATCATCCTTTGATGAGCTGATCGCTTCGAATAAATCGGTTGAAGAGATTCGTCAGTACATTGGAGCGGATTCTTTACTCTTTATGACACCAAAGGGCATGGTAGATGCTATTGGGCGTGTAGACAGCGATAACGCACCGGATCGTGGGCATTGTTTAGCATGCTTTACAGGTAGATACCCGACAGAGGTTAACTTCGAGGAAGCCTTGCCAATCACGAAATGCTAA
- the purM gene encoding phosphoribosylformylglycinamidine cyclo-ligase — protein sequence MSQAYKEAGVDIAAGNEAVERMKKHVTRTFRPEVMSGLGGFGALFRLNVAEYKQPVLVSGTDGVGTKLKLAFQMDHHDTIGIDAVAMCVNDVVVQGAEPLYFLDYVACDRVIPTKLESIVKGIADGCEQAGCALIGGETAEMPGMYADGEYDIAGFTVGVVEESKIIDGSKIQAGDILIGIASSGVHSNGFSLVRKVLLQDAGFSLHDKVEGFEKSLGEVLLTPTKIYVKPILSLLKQVEVKGMAHITGGGFTENIPRMLPNGLQASITLGSWPVLPIFELIEKTGNINQQDMFLTFNMGIGMVLAVAKNDAEHVVNMLQEAGEEAYLIGKVQQGESGVVYVEGEHQ from the coding sequence ATGAGTCAAGCATATAAAGAAGCTGGTGTTGATATCGCTGCTGGAAATGAAGCGGTTGAGCGAATGAAAAAACACGTTACACGCACGTTTCGGCCTGAGGTGATGAGTGGACTCGGTGGTTTTGGCGCCTTATTTCGTCTAAATGTAGCAGAGTACAAGCAACCCGTGCTTGTATCTGGAACAGATGGTGTTGGGACTAAGCTAAAGCTCGCTTTTCAAATGGATCATCATGATACAATAGGAATTGATGCGGTAGCGATGTGTGTCAATGATGTTGTGGTGCAAGGCGCTGAGCCTTTATATTTCTTAGATTATGTTGCATGTGATAGGGTAATCCCTACGAAGCTGGAGTCCATTGTAAAGGGAATCGCAGACGGATGTGAGCAAGCAGGCTGTGCCCTCATAGGCGGAGAAACGGCCGAGATGCCGGGGATGTATGCAGACGGTGAATATGATATCGCGGGTTTTACGGTTGGAGTGGTTGAGGAATCCAAAATAATTGATGGAAGTAAAATTCAAGCAGGGGATATTTTAATTGGCATTGCTTCGAGTGGTGTTCATAGTAATGGCTTTTCCTTAGTACGAAAGGTATTGCTTCAGGATGCCGGATTTTCGTTGCACGACAAAGTAGAAGGCTTTGAAAAAAGCTTAGGTGAGGTCTTACTTACTCCTACAAAGATTTATGTTAAACCAATCCTCTCCTTACTAAAACAGGTTGAAGTGAAAGGAATGGCTCATATTACAGGCGGTGGATTTACAGAGAACATTCCCCGAATGCTGCCAAACGGACTGCAAGCCTCCATTACATTAGGAAGTTGGCCAGTATTGCCAATTTTCGAATTGATCGAAAAAACAGGTAATATCAACCAGCAGGATATGTTCCTGACTTTTAATATGGGAATTGGAATGGTGCTTGCAGTAGCCAAGAATGATGCTGAACATGTAGTAAACATGCTTCAGGAGGCTGGAGAAGAAGCGTATCTGATTGGAAAGGTACAGCAAGGAGAGAGTGGGGTTGTCTATGTGGAAGGGGAGCATCAATGA
- the purN gene encoding phosphoribosylglycinamide formyltransferase, with amino-acid sequence MRIAVFASGSGSNFEAIVQATRDGRLPFVEVALLVCDQAQAYAIKRAERLGIPVFLFSAKDYVSKEAFEQEILVQLKQEEIDFIVLAGYMRLIGNVLLTSYQGRMINLHPSLLPAFPGKDAIKKAWEYGVKVMGATVHFVDEGMDTGPIIDQEVIFVHKEDTEESLQQKIHEVEHRLLIRVLQGLSEEAQLGIEGKGNLN; translated from the coding sequence ATGAGGATAGCGGTGTTTGCTTCAGGAAGCGGATCTAATTTTGAAGCGATTGTGCAAGCAACTAGAGATGGACGCCTTCCCTTTGTAGAGGTAGCACTATTAGTCTGTGATCAAGCTCAAGCTTATGCGATTAAGAGAGCAGAGCGTCTTGGCATCCCTGTATTTTTGTTTTCAGCCAAAGATTATGTGTCTAAGGAAGCATTTGAACAAGAGATTTTGGTTCAATTAAAGCAAGAAGAAATTGATTTTATTGTACTAGCTGGCTATATGCGATTGATAGGGAATGTATTGCTTACCAGCTACCAGGGGCGAATGATCAATCTACATCCATCTTTATTACCGGCATTCCCGGGAAAAGATGCTATTAAAAAAGCATGGGAATATGGAGTAAAAGTAATGGGTGCGACTGTTCATTTTGTTGACGAGGGAATGGATACTGGTCCCATCATTGATCAGGAAGTTATTTTTGTTCATAAGGAAGATACCGAAGAAAGCTTGCAGCAAAAGATACATGAGGTGGAGCATAGGCTGTTAATTCGTGTGTTACAGGGTCTTAGCGAAGAAGCCCAGTTAGGAATAGAAGGTAAGGGGAATCTAAACTAA
- a CDS encoding globin-coupled sensor protein, producing MCAKPFSAFFGSNHSKKAFSLDEQAHSKNVSLNVSKHSDVVKQLEMIQLSESDLRIARCLQPLVEQHIDEMVAQFYKNLKHEPSLMVIIERHSSIDRLKSTLRTHILQLFNGTIDENFLQQRKRIAIAHVKIGLLPKWYLCAFQDLSISLFNMLDIHIDSKSDYHKSVKAITKLLNIEQQIVLEAYQDEINRLRSLEEDKKVIVREKVNQAAQELAAISEETSASVEELSAQAGEFVIHAKQGTASSIEAQNLSIDGTTKLDEQVSQFDLLQSSMREISIEMKALENTSEQIRGIVSVVTGIAEQTNLLALNAAIEAARAGEQGRGFAVVADEVRKLAEQTKKSVSGVTQLIEQTHNQTSRVSSLLDRVEELIVSSTSSMSEITCFFANIQKAVSISKERSNLIEQELVTFSRVIEEMNQAVSHVAHSAENLSEVMDTL from the coding sequence ATGTGCGCAAAACCTTTTTCCGCATTTTTTGGTTCTAACCACAGCAAGAAAGCGTTCTCACTAGATGAGCAAGCGCATTCCAAGAATGTATCTCTAAACGTGTCAAAACATTCCGATGTCGTGAAACAATTGGAAATGATTCAACTTTCCGAATCCGATCTTCGAATTGCCAGGTGTCTTCAGCCACTCGTTGAACAGCATATCGATGAGATGGTAGCGCAATTTTACAAGAATCTGAAGCACGAGCCTTCTTTGATGGTTATCATTGAACGCCACAGCTCTATTGACCGTTTAAAATCAACACTGCGTACTCATATTTTACAATTGTTTAACGGCACTATAGATGAGAACTTCCTACAACAGCGTAAGCGCATTGCAATCGCTCATGTTAAAATTGGTTTGCTACCAAAATGGTATTTATGTGCCTTTCAGGATTTATCCATCTCGTTATTTAATATGCTAGACATACATATAGACAGTAAATCTGATTACCATAAATCAGTAAAAGCCATTACCAAGTTATTAAATATCGAACAACAAATCGTGCTGGAGGCGTACCAGGATGAGATCAACCGTTTACGTAGCTTAGAAGAAGATAAGAAAGTGATTGTCCGAGAAAAAGTCAATCAAGCTGCTCAGGAATTAGCTGCAATCTCTGAGGAAACTAGCGCTTCTGTTGAGGAGCTGAGTGCCCAGGCTGGGGAATTTGTGATTCATGCGAAGCAAGGAACAGCTTCTTCTATTGAAGCACAAAATTTGTCCATAGACGGTACCACCAAGCTTGACGAGCAGGTTAGCCAATTTGATCTGCTTCAGTCTAGTATGAGAGAAATCTCCATTGAAATGAAAGCTCTAGAAAATACTTCAGAGCAAATTCGAGGCATCGTTAGTGTAGTAACGGGTATCGCCGAGCAAACCAATCTCCTCGCCTTAAATGCGGCCATCGAGGCAGCGCGTGCTGGTGAACAAGGGAGAGGCTTTGCTGTGGTTGCAGATGAGGTGCGCAAGCTCGCGGAACAAACGAAAAAGTCGGTTTCTGGTGTAACTCAATTGATTGAGCAAACACATAATCAAACCTCCAGAGTGTCTTCGCTTCTCGACCGTGTAGAAGAATTGATTGTATCCTCTACGTCTTCGATGAGCGAAATCACCTGCTTTTTTGCCAATATCCAAAAAGCTGTCAGTATTAGTAAGGAACGCAGCAACCTGATTGAACAAGAGCTTGTCACTTTTTCACGCGTCATTGAAGAAATGAATCAAGCTGTTTCTCATGTCGCGCATTCAGCAGAGAACTTATCTGAGGTAATGGATACGTTATAG